In one window of Ruminococcus hominis DNA:
- the radA gene encoding DNA repair protein RadA: MAKGKKTVFFCQNCGHEETKWLGQCPMCKEWNTFVEEKVIASSVSASVKTDRDIEKKIVALSQVNTDEQKRFQTGMKELDRVLGGGIVPGSLVLVGGDPGIGKSTLLLQVCQKLAKERQVLYISGEESLSQIKLRANRMGDFSDNMKLFCETNLGTIRNVIEKKQPEFVVIDSIQTMYSEEVPSAPGSVSQVRESTNVFMQLAKGLGITIFIVGHVTKEGTVAGPRVLEHMVDTVLYFEGDRHASYRILRGVKNRFGSTNEIGVFEMRQNGLVEVENPSEYMLSGKPENASGSVVACSIEGTRPLLIEIQALVCDTNFGMPRRTATGTDYNRVNLLMAVLEKRIGLHLANCDAYVNIAGGIRMNEPAIDLGIVMAIVSSYKNRPVDERMIVFGEVGLSGEVRAVNMPEQRVAEAKKLGFETCVVPEVSLDMVKGIKGIKIIGVKTINDAMNLI, from the coding sequence GTGGCAAAAGGAAAAAAGACAGTATTTTTCTGTCAAAATTGTGGACATGAAGAGACAAAGTGGCTCGGACAATGCCCGATGTGTAAAGAATGGAATACATTTGTAGAAGAAAAGGTAATCGCATCATCGGTGTCTGCAAGTGTAAAGACAGATAGGGATATAGAGAAAAAAATAGTAGCTTTGTCGCAGGTCAATACAGATGAACAGAAACGTTTTCAAACTGGCATGAAAGAACTTGACAGGGTGCTTGGTGGTGGTATCGTACCGGGTTCACTTGTTCTGGTCGGCGGGGACCCGGGAATTGGAAAGTCAACATTATTATTACAGGTTTGTCAGAAGCTTGCTAAGGAGAGACAGGTACTTTATATTTCAGGTGAGGAATCTCTGTCGCAGATAAAACTTAGAGCAAACAGAATGGGGGATTTTTCAGATAACATGAAGTTGTTTTGTGAGACAAATCTTGGAACAATCAGGAATGTTATCGAAAAAAAACAACCGGAATTTGTAGTGATTGATTCTATCCAGACAATGTATAGCGAAGAGGTGCCATCGGCACCGGGAAGTGTATCGCAGGTTCGTGAATCTACGAATGTATTTATGCAGTTGGCAAAAGGTCTTGGCATTACAATATTTATTGTAGGACATGTAACAAAAGAAGGAACGGTGGCAGGACCGAGAGTGTTGGAACATATGGTGGATACCGTACTGTATTTTGAAGGAGACAGACATGCATCCTATCGTATTTTACGAGGAGTGAAGAACAGATTTGGTTCGACTAACGAAATCGGAGTTTTTGAGATGCGGCAGAATGGTCTGGTGGAAGTAGAGAATCCATCGGAATATATGTTGAGCGGGAAACCGGAAAATGCATCAGGGTCAGTAGTGGCATGTTCAATAGAAGGTACTCGTCCATTGTTGATAGAGATTCAGGCACTGGTCTGTGATACCAATTTCGGAATGCCGAGAAGAACTGCGACAGGAACAGACTATAACCGAGTAAATTTGCTTATGGCCGTTTTGGAAAAAAGAATAGGATTGCACCTAGCTAATTGCGATGCATATGTCAATATTGCAGGTGGAATCAGGATGAATGAACCTGCAATCGATCTTGGTATTGTGATGGCGATTGTATCAAGCTATAAAAATCGTCCGGTAGATGAGCGGATGATTGTTTTTGGAGAAGTAGGGCTTAGCGGAGAAGTCCGTGCGGTCAATATGCCGGAACAAAGAGTGGCAGAGGCAAAAAAATTAGGGTTTGAAACATGTGTTGTTCCAGAAGTATCATTAGATATGGTGAAAGGAATAAAAGGAATCAAGATTATAGGAGTGAAAACAATCAATGATGCTATGAATCTGATTTAG
- the dapF gene encoding diaminopimelate epimerase, translating to MQILLEKYHGLGNDYLVFDPNKNELELNEANVKMICNRNVGLGSDGILEGPLLGEHLAVKIWNPDGSVAEKSGNGVRIFAKYLKDAGYVQKKNYELMTDGGIVEITYLNEEGSRLRISMGKLSFVSEEIPVIGERREVINEDMVFGNNLYPATCVSVGNPHCVIPMQEISKELVCKIGVHSESARYFPERVNTEIMKVTDRNNIAIETYERGAGYTMATGTGACAAAAVAYKLGLTENKMLVHMPGGDLQVEIADDWNVYITGDVFYIAEIKLSTEFSEMLRV from the coding sequence ATGCAGATTTTATTAGAAAAATATCACGGATTGGGAAATGATTATCTTGTATTTGATCCAAATAAAAATGAATTAGAATTAAATGAAGCGAATGTCAAGATGATTTGTAATCGAAATGTAGGGCTCGGCTCAGATGGTATTTTGGAAGGCCCGTTACTGGGAGAACATCTGGCTGTGAAAATCTGGAATCCGGACGGAAGTGTTGCAGAAAAGAGCGGAAACGGAGTTCGTATTTTTGCAAAATATTTAAAAGACGCAGGATATGTACAGAAAAAGAATTATGAATTGATGACAGATGGCGGTATTGTAGAGATTACATATTTGAATGAAGAGGGAAGCAGACTGCGTATTTCTATGGGAAAATTATCCTTTGTGAGTGAGGAAATCCCGGTAATAGGAGAAAGAAGAGAGGTCATCAATGAGGATATGGTATTTGGCAACAATCTGTATCCGGCAACATGTGTGTCAGTAGGAAATCCGCATTGCGTTATTCCAATGCAGGAAATTTCAAAAGAGCTGGTTTGTAAAATCGGTGTACATTCTGAGAGTGCAAGATATTTCCCAGAACGAGTGAATACAGAGATTATGAAGGTGACAGATCGCAATAACATCGCAATTGAGACATACGAGCGTGGTGCGGGGTATACAATGGCGACTGGAACAGGTGCGTGCGCGGCAGCAGCAGTGGCATATAAATTGGGATTGACAGAAAACAAGATGCTTGTGCATATGCCGGGTGGAGATCTTCAGGTTGAAATTGCAGATGACTGGAATGTGTATATCACAGGAGATGTCTTCTATATTGCAGAGATTAAGCTGAGTACAGAATTTTCGGAAATGTTGAGAGTATAA
- a CDS encoding TIGR03943 family putative permease subunit yields the protein MEPDVMVYLMTGFLDSGKTQFLKFTLEQEYFQIDGTTLLILCEEGEEEYSPEMLKEHRIVMETIDDPEALTEEWLEKLDEKYHPERVVIEYNGMWKVSDFESLKLPKGWGIEQKITTVDASTFQIYLANMKPLFVEMVRNSEMVLFNRCSDVKPLAGYRRSVKVVSPQAEVIFEDENGEVENIFEDEVPYDLKADVIEILPEDYGIWYVDMMENQERYDGKVVEYTARVMKPRSFPSKLFFPGRMAMTCCADDTTFLGYICKSSYAPKLKAGQWVKVRAKVGYEKLAMYRGVGPVLTAENIEPAEPIEEMVYFN from the coding sequence ATGGAACCAGATGTTATGGTCTATCTTATGACTGGATTTCTTGATAGCGGAAAGACACAGTTTTTGAAATTTACATTAGAGCAGGAATATTTTCAGATTGATGGGACAACACTTCTGATCCTTTGTGAAGAAGGGGAGGAAGAATATAGTCCGGAGATGTTAAAAGAGCATCGTATTGTAATGGAAACAATTGACGATCCAGAAGCTTTGACAGAGGAATGGCTGGAAAAACTGGATGAAAAATATCATCCAGAGCGAGTTGTTATTGAGTACAATGGAATGTGGAAGGTCAGTGATTTTGAAAGTTTGAAACTGCCAAAAGGCTGGGGGATCGAACAAAAGATCACAACAGTAGATGCGAGCACATTTCAGATATATCTTGCAAATATGAAACCATTGTTTGTGGAAATGGTCCGCAATTCAGAGATGGTATTATTTAATCGTTGCAGTGACGTAAAACCACTTGCAGGATATCGTCGAAGCGTAAAAGTTGTAAGTCCTCAGGCAGAAGTTATTTTTGAGGATGAGAATGGCGAAGTGGAAAATATTTTCGAAGATGAGGTACCATATGATTTGAAAGCGGATGTTATTGAAATACTTCCGGAAGATTATGGAATCTGGTATGTGGATATGATGGAAAATCAGGAACGCTACGATGGAAAAGTTGTAGAATATACAGCCAGAGTTATGAAACCAAGAAGCTTTCCAAGTAAATTATTTTTCCCGGGAAGAATGGCAATGACTTGCTGCGCAGATGATACAACATTTTTAGGATATATTTGTAAAAGTTCTTATGCACCAAAATTAAAAGCAGGACAGTGGGTAAAAGTGCGTGCAAAAGTAGGGTATGAGAAACTGGCAATGTATCGAGGAGTTGGTCCGGTGTTGACAGCGGAAAATATTGAGCCGGCTGAACCGATTGAAGAGATGGTATATTTTAATTAA
- a CDS encoding GntR family transcriptional regulator, whose product MLIEIDFNSEEAIYIQLRNQVILGIATANIHEGDSLPSVRQLAETIGVNMHTVNKAYNVLKQEGFITLDKRRGAVIALDENKIRAVEEMRQQLQIVLAKACCRAISREEIHELVDEILDEYES is encoded by the coding sequence ATGCTGATAGAAATTGATTTTAACAGTGAAGAAGCGATTTATATTCAGCTTCGCAATCAGGTTATACTGGGAATTGCAACTGCGAATATTCATGAGGGGGATTCACTTCCTTCCGTGCGTCAGCTTGCAGAAACGATTGGCGTTAATATGCATACGGTGAATAAGGCATATAATGTTTTGAAACAGGAAGGCTTTATTACATTGGATAAAAGACGTGGAGCAGTTATTGCTTTGGATGAGAATAAAATCCGTGCAGTAGAAGAGATGCGTCAGCAATTGCAGATTGTTTTGGCAAAAGCATGCTGTCGTGCGATTTCAAGAGAAGAGATCCATGAACTGGTGGATGAGATTCTGGATGAATATGAGTCGTAG
- the asnB gene encoding asparagine synthase (glutamine-hydrolyzing) has protein sequence MIIVKEYRGHIRNWEALCKELNIDASLKREAREEEILIRAYQTWGCEMADHMHGMFAFALWDEEEKKLFCLRDQFGTKPFYYYETADGQLLYGTMISQIMEKPGFVKELNEEMLQLYLSLTYVAGENTFFKGVKKLLPGRYLIWQNGKMKIERYWKPEFHPDESKSLEDWADEIHSTLKEIMPEVKTADEKAESFLSGGVDSSYVLAMSDVKMSDSCGYDEARFDESPLAKETADILGRENSRCRITPEAYFDIVPWVMYNMEQPLGDASAIAFALGCRATAEHTDICYSGEGADEFFGGYNMYRNAERYGDNLKTFYVGNTNIMKEDEKKRILKKYDPDVLPIELAAGIYEETEGLDPLTKMSDVDIQIWLEGDIYLNVDKMSTAAGLEVRMPLTDRRIFDIASRMPSHYKVNEEQNKVAFRTAAAKVLPEEIAFRKKLGFIVPIRVWMADDRYNKDVREKFQSDIAEKFFNMEEIQAIFDEYVGGNSDNWRKVWTIYTFLVWYDEYFVKR, from the coding sequence ATGATAATCGTAAAAGAATACAGAGGACATATCCGTAATTGGGAGGCTCTGTGCAAAGAACTGAATATCGATGCTTCATTAAAAAGAGAGGCAAGAGAGGAAGAAATTTTAATTCGTGCATATCAGACATGGGGATGTGAGATGGCTGATCATATGCATGGAATGTTCGCATTTGCATTGTGGGATGAAGAAGAGAAAAAATTATTCTGTCTTCGTGATCAGTTTGGAACAAAACCATTCTACTATTATGAGACAGCAGACGGACAACTTCTGTATGGTACAATGATCAGTCAGATTATGGAGAAACCTGGGTTTGTAAAAGAATTGAATGAAGAAATGTTACAATTGTATTTATCTCTGACTTATGTTGCAGGAGAGAATACATTTTTCAAAGGTGTTAAGAAATTGTTGCCTGGAAGATATTTAATCTGGCAGAACGGAAAAATGAAAATAGAGAGATACTGGAAACCAGAATTCCATCCGGATGAGAGTAAATCATTGGAAGATTGGGCAGATGAGATTCATTCTACGCTGAAAGAAATTATGCCGGAAGTAAAAACAGCAGATGAAAAAGCAGAGTCATTTTTGTCGGGCGGAGTGGATTCTTCTTATGTACTTGCAATGTCGGATGTAAAAATGTCGGATTCTTGTGGATATGATGAAGCACGTTTTGATGAGTCACCATTAGCGAAAGAAACAGCAGATATTTTAGGAAGAGAAAACAGCCGTTGCAGAATTACACCGGAGGCATATTTTGATATTGTACCTTGGGTAATGTATAATATGGAGCAGCCGCTTGGAGATGCTTCAGCAATTGCATTTGCACTTGGATGCAGGGCAACAGCAGAACATACAGATATTTGTTATTCAGGAGAAGGAGCGGATGAATTTTTCGGCGGATACAATATGTATCGTAATGCGGAAAGATATGGCGACAATCTGAAAACATTTTATGTTGGAAATACGAACATTATGAAAGAGGATGAGAAAAAGCGTATTCTGAAGAAATATGATCCAGATGTACTTCCAATCGAACTGGCAGCAGGTATTTATGAAGAAACAGAAGGACTGGATCCGCTTACAAAAATGTCAGATGTTGATATTCAGATTTGGTTAGAGGGAGATATTTATCTTAATGTAGATAAGATGAGTACAGCTGCAGGTCTGGAAGTTCGTATGCCATTGACAGATAGAAGAATTTTTGACATTGCATCCAGAATGCCATCTCATTACAAAGTGAACGAAGAACAAAATAAAGTTGCATTCCGTACAGCAGCAGCAAAAGTTCTTCCGGAGGAAATTGCTTTCCGTAAGAAATTAGGATTTATCGTGCCTATTCGTGTTTGGATGGCGGATGACAGATATAATAAAGATGTGCGTGAAAAATTCCAGAGCGATATAGCTGAGAAATTCTTTAATATGGAGGAGATACAGGCTATTTTTGATGAGTATGTTGGCGGAAATTCAGATAACTGGAGAAAAGTGTGGACAATCTATACATTTCTTGTCTGGTATGATGAATACTTTGTGAAAAGATAA
- a CDS encoding ATP-dependent Clp protease ATP-binding subunit: MQIKFTQQAQHAISNAEKAAKKLNHPYVGTEHLLLGLRQEFASVAGQVLAGHGVDEEKLLKLMDELVAPNKKTEKRQKPKESPRFQYILEDSAREAAHFHMDIVGTEHILVAIIRDLDCVAAKMLITLNVNLQKLMQDIFVAAGVDPKAYQDELQDGLRGNGGAVEQFCKDLTAEAEEGKLDPIIGREEEIFRLMQVLSRRTKNNPCLVGEPGVGKTAILEGLAQRIASGIVPETMKRKRIYTLDLPGLIAGSKYRGEFEERMKGLISEVEADGDIILFLDELHTMIGAGGAEGAIDASSILKPALARGELQLIGATTIAEYRKYIEKDAALERRFQPITVEKPSKEQCLDILKGIQPKYEAHHKVKLTEEALNAAVELSERYITDRNLPDKAIDVLDEACAHVSLTGYKVPAHLTEMEDEKKQLGLQKESAIKEGNFEEASKIQKKQQELKKKIESTRKRFDKKMASSNPEVSVEDIAAIVSSWSKIPVQKLQQSDTQRLNNLEKELHHRVVGQDEAVNAVARAVKRGRVGLKDPKRPIGSFLFLGPTGVGKTELSKALAEALFGKEEAMIRVDMSEYMEKHSVSKMIGSPPGYVGHEEGGQLSDKVRTQPYSVILFDEIEKAHPDVFNILLQVLDDGHITDSQGRMVDFSNTVIIMTSNAGAKSIIDPKKLGFATKEDPQSDYKKMKQNVMDEVKMIFRPEFLNRIDEVIVFHALEKKDMKQIVTLLCKEFIARVKRQLNISLTIRDSAKDLIVEKGTDAKYGARPLRRAMQTELEDKLAEAILNGDIQSGDMVAVGVSKNSIKVERKETKK, from the coding sequence ATGCAGATTAAATTTACACAACAGGCACAGCATGCAATTAGCAATGCAGAAAAAGCAGCAAAGAAATTAAATCATCCTTATGTAGGAACAGAACATTTGCTTCTTGGATTGCGGCAGGAATTTGCAAGTGTAGCAGGGCAGGTGCTGGCAGGTCATGGAGTAGATGAAGAGAAGCTTTTAAAATTAATGGATGAGCTCGTAGCACCAAATAAAAAGACAGAAAAGAGACAGAAGCCAAAAGAAAGTCCAAGATTTCAATATATATTGGAAGACAGTGCGCGTGAAGCGGCACATTTTCATATGGATATAGTAGGGACAGAACATATTCTTGTGGCGATCATACGAGACTTAGATTGTGTTGCAGCAAAGATGCTGATTACGTTGAATGTAAATTTGCAGAAGCTGATGCAAGACATTTTTGTGGCAGCAGGGGTTGATCCGAAAGCATATCAGGACGAATTGCAGGATGGACTTCGTGGAAATGGCGGAGCCGTGGAACAATTTTGTAAAGACCTGACTGCGGAAGCAGAAGAAGGAAAATTAGATCCTATTATAGGAAGAGAAGAAGAAATTTTTCGTCTTATGCAGGTATTAAGCAGAAGAACAAAGAATAACCCATGTCTGGTTGGAGAACCGGGAGTTGGTAAAACAGCTATTCTGGAAGGCCTGGCACAGAGGATTGCTTCAGGGATTGTGCCGGAAACGATGAAAAGAAAACGTATCTATACATTGGATCTTCCAGGGCTGATTGCAGGCTCAAAATACAGAGGCGAATTTGAGGAACGTATGAAAGGGCTGATATCTGAAGTCGAAGCGGACGGAGATATTATTTTGTTTTTGGATGAATTACATACGATGATCGGAGCTGGTGGAGCAGAAGGTGCAATTGATGCATCTAGTATATTAAAGCCGGCACTGGCTCGTGGGGAATTGCAGTTGATCGGAGCAACTACGATCGCAGAGTATCGCAAGTACATTGAAAAAGATGCAGCTTTGGAAAGAAGATTTCAGCCGATCACAGTCGAGAAGCCTTCAAAAGAACAGTGCCTGGATATATTAAAAGGAATTCAACCGAAGTATGAAGCACACCATAAAGTGAAGCTTACAGAAGAAGCGTTGAATGCAGCAGTGGAACTTTCGGAACGTTATATTACAGATCGAAATCTTCCGGATAAGGCAATTGATGTATTGGATGAAGCTTGTGCACATGTAAGTCTGACAGGTTATAAGGTCCCGGCACATTTGACAGAGATGGAAGATGAGAAGAAGCAATTGGGTCTTCAGAAAGAAAGTGCAATTAAAGAAGGAAACTTCGAAGAAGCTTCTAAGATTCAAAAAAAGCAGCAGGAACTTAAGAAAAAGATTGAATCTACAAGAAAAAGATTTGATAAAAAGATGGCATCAAGCAATCCGGAAGTTTCGGTGGAAGATATTGCTGCCATTGTATCATCGTGGTCTAAGATTCCGGTACAGAAATTACAGCAAAGCGATACACAGAGATTGAATAATCTTGAAAAAGAACTGCATCACAGAGTGGTCGGCCAGGATGAAGCGGTCAATGCGGTAGCTCGTGCAGTAAAAAGAGGAAGAGTTGGATTGAAAGATCCAAAACGACCAATTGGTTCATTTTTATTCTTAGGACCAACCGGGGTAGGAAAAACAGAGTTATCCAAAGCATTGGCAGAAGCGCTATTTGGAAAAGAAGAAGCAATGATTCGTGTAGATATGTCAGAATATATGGAGAAGCATTCAGTGTCAAAGATGATTGGATCACCTCCGGGATATGTAGGACATGAAGAAGGCGGTCAGCTTAGTGACAAGGTTCGTACACAACCATATTCAGTAATTCTTTTTGATGAGATTGAAAAAGCACATCCGGATGTATTTAACATTTTATTACAGGTGTTGGATGATGGGCATATTACAGATTCGCAGGGAAGAATGGTTGATTTTAGTAACACGGTTATTATTATGACATCTAATGCCGGGGCAAAATCTATTATTGATCCTAAGAAACTGGGGTTCGCTACAAAAGAAGATCCACAAAGTGATTATAAGAAAATGAAACAGAATGTGATGGATGAAGTGAAAATGATCTTCCGTCCGGAATTTTTGAATCGAATTGATGAAGTAATCGTATTTCATGCATTGGAAAAGAAAGATATGAAGCAGATTGTGACATTGCTTTGCAAAGAATTTATTGCCCGTGTGAAAAGACAGTTGAATATTAGTTTGACAATACGTGATTCAGCAAAGGATTTAATTGTTGAAAAAGGAACGGATGCTAAGTATGGGGCAAGACCATTGAGACGTGCGATGCAGACAGAATTAGAAGATAAGCTTGCAGAGGCAATTTTGAATGGAGACATTCAAAGTGGTGATATGGTTGCAGTAGGCGTTTCTAAAAATTCCATAAAAGTCGAGAGAAAAGAAACAAAAAAGTAG
- a CDS encoding CobW family GTP-binding protein, with the protein MTKIDIISGFLGAGKTTFIKKLLKEAFKGEQVVLIENEFGEIGIDGGFLKEAGIEIKEMNSGCICCSLVGDFEKSLKEVIDTYHPDRILIEPSGVGKLSDVIKAIQDAQVNLDAQLNSFTTVVDVTKCRIYSKNFGEFFSNQIEYAGAIILSRTDKAKHEKVEESVAILRGLNEKAPIITTPIEQLSGEKLLETMEGSKSLEEELLAEIVCPECGGHHDHDEECGCGHEHHHDHDEHEHHHDHDEHEHHHHDHDEHHHHDHDHGEECGCGCGHDHHHDHHGHHHADEVFTSWGKETIQTYTKEEISNILKTLESDSSYGTILRAKGMVAGADGEWIYFDMVPEEHEVRTGAAEYTGRICVIGSKLDEHKLEELFGIAK; encoded by the coding sequence ATGACTAAAATTGACATTATTTCTGGATTTTTAGGAGCTGGAAAGACAACATTTATTAAAAAGCTTTTAAAAGAAGCATTTAAAGGAGAACAGGTTGTTCTGATTGAAAATGAATTTGGAGAAATTGGTATTGATGGTGGATTTTTAAAAGAAGCCGGAATTGAGATTAAAGAGATGAATTCAGGCTGTATCTGCTGTTCACTGGTAGGTGATTTTGAGAAATCTTTAAAAGAAGTAATCGACACATATCATCCGGATAGAATTTTGATCGAGCCATCGGGAGTTGGAAAGCTTTCAGATGTTATCAAAGCAATACAGGATGCACAGGTTAATCTTGATGCACAGTTGAACAGCTTTACAACAGTTGTTGATGTGACTAAATGTAGAATTTACAGTAAAAACTTTGGAGAATTTTTCAGCAATCAGATTGAGTATGCAGGAGCAATTATTTTAAGCAGAACAGATAAAGCAAAACATGAGAAGGTTGAAGAAAGCGTTGCTATTTTACGTGGATTAAATGAGAAAGCACCAATCATCACAACTCCAATCGAGCAGCTTTCAGGAGAGAAATTGCTTGAAACAATGGAAGGAAGCAAGTCTCTGGAAGAAGAACTTCTGGCTGAGATTGTTTGCCCGGAATGCGGCGGACATCATGATCACGATGAGGAGTGCGGATGTGGACATGAGCACCACCACGATCACGATGAGCATGAGCACCACCACGACCACGACGAGCATGAGCACCACCACCATGACCATGATGAGCACCATCATCACGACCATGATCATGGCGAAGAATGTGGATGCGGATGTGGACACGATCATCATCATGACCATCATGGACATCACCATGCTGACGAAGTATTCACAAGTTGGGGTAAAGAAACAATCCAGACTTATACAAAAGAAGAAATCAGCAATATTTTGAAAACGTTAGAGTCAGATTCTTCATATGGTACAATTCTCCGTGCGAAAGGTATGGTTGCGGGAGCTGATGGAGAATGGATTTATTTCGATATGGTACCGGAAGAGCATGAAGTCAGAACAGGAGCAGCAGAGTATACAGGAAGAATCTGTGTTATTGGCTCAAAATTGGATGAGCATAAGCTGGAAGAGTTATTTGGCATTGCAAAATAA
- a CDS encoding AraC family transcriptional regulator, with amino-acid sequence METYQKRGYLNSDFRIFHLKDQVDTEFDYHTHNFHKITIFISGNVQYFIEGKTYTLNPYDIVLVNRNDIHRIQVDSSIPYERIIVYISPGFMEAYRTTEYNLAYCFEQAREKQSYVLRIPSLETSSLYKTTQRLERSFHDHEYAGSLYRQILFLEFMIQLNRATLKEGIEYLDTKLYNKKVLDIMNYIQDHLTETISMDSLASVFYLSKYHMMRLFKAETGVTIGHYITYRRLLLARRYIHFGMPITDACFACGFQSYSAFSRAYKQEFKEPPRKLK; translated from the coding sequence ATGGAAACATATCAGAAACGAGGATATTTAAACAGTGATTTTCGGATTTTTCATTTAAAAGATCAAGTGGATACCGAGTTTGATTATCATACGCACAATTTCCATAAAATCACTATTTTTATCAGTGGAAATGTACAATATTTTATTGAAGGAAAGACTTATACTCTAAACCCTTATGACATTGTCCTCGTCAATCGAAACGACATTCACCGTATTCAGGTAGACTCTTCCATTCCATATGAAAGAATCATCGTTTATATTTCTCCCGGATTTATGGAAGCTTACCGGACTACCGAATATAATCTCGCTTACTGCTTTGAACAGGCCCGCGAGAAGCAGTCTTATGTGCTTCGAATTCCTTCCTTAGAAACCAGCTCACTATATAAGACTACCCAGCGCTTAGAACGCTCGTTCCACGATCATGAATATGCAGGAAGCTTATACCGCCAGATTTTATTCCTGGAATTTATGATTCAATTAAATCGTGCCACATTAAAAGAGGGCATCGAATACCTTGACACCAAGCTTTATAACAAAAAGGTTCTGGATATCATGAATTATATTCAAGATCATTTAACAGAGACAATAAGTATGGATTCCCTCGCATCTGTCTTTTATCTGAGTAAATATCATATGATGCGGTTGTTCAAAGCAGAAACCGGTGTTACTATCGGTCATTACATTACTTATCGCCGGCTGTTGCTTGCCAGACGTTATATTCACTTTGGCATGCCTATTACAGATGCATGTTTTGCCTGCGGTTTTCAAAGTTATTCCGCATTTTCCAGAGCATATAAGCAAGAATTCAAAGAACCACCAAGAAAATTAAAATAA
- a CDS encoding 4Fe-4S binding protein, with the protein MKMNELGLVYFSPTGTTRKVIMETARNIDLKSVSYDLSIHKEKKPNLHFKCNDFVLFGIPVYGGRVPATFLEYFETLKGDNTPAALIATYGCREYEDALLELKNEVESRGFKVIGAGAFPVQHSIVRQIGMSRPNKADLKVIADFGIQLNRKLRNAVDFNNVDIQVPGNNPYKKYGTIPLVPKTDVNLCIECKACAKSCPSGAISMENPKKTDKKKCISCMKCVYSCRKKARYVSNMKLNIAQKKLTKVCKSDKTAEIFM; encoded by the coding sequence ATGAAAATGAACGAACTAGGTCTGGTCTACTTCAGCCCGACCGGAACAACAAGAAAAGTCATTATGGAGACTGCCAGAAACATCGATTTAAAATCAGTATCTTACGATCTCTCTATTCACAAAGAAAAGAAACCAAATCTACATTTCAAATGCAACGATTTTGTTCTTTTTGGAATTCCTGTTTATGGTGGCCGTGTTCCTGCCACATTTCTGGAATACTTTGAAACATTAAAGGGTGATAACACTCCTGCTGCACTGATTGCTACATACGGATGCCGCGAATACGAAGACGCACTTTTGGAATTAAAAAACGAGGTTGAGAGTCGCGGATTCAAAGTGATCGGAGCCGGTGCCTTCCCTGTACAGCACTCCATCGTACGCCAGATTGGAATGAGCCGACCGAACAAGGCAGACTTGAAAGTCATTGCGGATTTCGGAATACAGTTGAACCGCAAACTTCGCAATGCTGTAGATTTTAATAATGTCGATATTCAGGTTCCAGGTAACAATCCTTATAAAAAATATGGAACAATTCCGCTCGTTCCAAAAACAGATGTGAATCTTTGTATAGAATGTAAGGCATGCGCTAAATCCTGTCCTTCCGGTGCTATTTCCATGGAAAATCCTAAAAAAACTGATAAGAAAAAATGTATTTCCTGTATGAAGTGCGTCTACTCCTGTAGAAAGAAAGCCCGCTATGTCAGCAACATGAAACTGAATATAGCACAAAAGAAACTGACTAAGGTATGTAAGAGCGATAAAACAGCAGAGATTTTCATGTAA